The genomic stretch AATCTCTTCATTGAGCGGATTCTTCCGGCCAGTATCCTTCGACAACTCACAGAGGAGGAAATGAATGCGTACCGTCGGCCTTACCTGGAGCCCGGGGAGTCTCGGCGGCCTATGCTCACATGGCCTCGAGAAATACCCTTAGATGGAGAGCCCGAAGAGGTCACGCGGATTGTAAATCACTATGCTACCTGGCTTGCAACCAGTAAAATCCCCAAGCTGTTCATTAATGCAGAACCCGGTTCCATTCTGGTAGGCGCTCAGCGAGAATTTTGCCGAACCTGGCCGAATCAGCAGGAAATTACCGTCAAAGGAATCCATTTCATCCAGGAAGATTCACCGGCTGAGATTGGACAAATCATCGCGGCTTTTATGGCATTGACTTAAAGTACTTATTGAAGCAAGTACATGAGCTTGAAAGAACGCCCTTCTGCCATTTGAGAGGATAAATGGGTTATTCCTTCTACTAACTGTTCTAAAATAGAGAGTCGTTTCTTCTTAGGCTCGATCACCTCGGGTTTGCCTTCAATATTTCCCAATTGGGCAGCTTTTTCCAGGGCATCCTGGAAATTACCCAATTCATCTACCAACCCATACTCTTTCGCCTGGCTTCCTGTAAAAACCCTTCCATCCGCAATGGATCTTAAAGTTTCTTTGTTGATATTCCTACGACCCTGAACGATGGCATCTAAAAATTGCTCGTAAACTTCATCGATCATTGCCTGTAGAAGTTTTTTTTCATCTTCGGTCATCTCCCGATCCGGGGAGAAAATATCTTTATATTTACCGCTTTTAACAACCATGGTCTTCACGCCGATTTTCTTGAACAACTCTTCCATATTCATACCTTGAAGGATAACTCCAATACTACCCGTCAAAGTCCCCGGATTGGCAATGATCCAATCTGCTGCACTGGCAATGTAATAGCCTCCGGAAGCTGCAAGGGAGCCCATGGAAACAACGATCTTTTTCTTTTCTCGAAGTTTCAGGATTTCTTTGTAAATTTCCTGGGAAGGTCCTACACCCCCGCCGGGGCTATCGATTCTCAGGAGAATGGCAGGAACTGCTTCGTTATCTCGAAGTTGATGGAGATGCTCGATGATTTCTTTGGAATCTAAAATAACCCCTTCAATCTTAACGAGCCCCACTTTTTTAACCGAGCTGACAAAACCCGGCTTTTCTTCCTTTAAAACCAGATAAATCCCAACGGCCACAAAGCCCAGAAAAATGAAAACTACCAGACATATTAAAAAACTTAGTATGAAGGTTCGCTTTTTCATGGAAGGATTAAAGAAAACAGCAAGGTATACGATATAGTCTCCTTGCTGCTATTCAGGTAACAGCAAAGTTTGCTTTAATTTTGAAACGCTGGAAGGCTCCGACAAACAAAAAATTAAGAAACCCGCCTTCCTGGAGAAAACGGGTTTCTTGGGCTAACCTCTTCAAGTCTAAGTTTCTTGGGCGGGCTTATCTTCAGAAGATTCGGCTTCGGTTTGAGCTTGTGGGACTTCTGCTTCATGGCCGGTCGATTCCGTTTCCTCATCCTGTTCGGTTTCTCCAACCTCCTCTTTATAGGCCTTAATGCTTAAGCCGATGCGACGATTTGCTTCATCCAGTTTAATCACCTTGGCCATAATTTCCTGTCCTTCAGATAAAACATCAGAAGGTTTTTTGATGCGTTTTTTACTGATCTCAGAGACATGAAGTAGCCCTTCAACTCCATTTTCAAGTTCTACGAACGCACCAAAATCGGTCAACCGAACAACCTTTCCTTTTACGTTAGCTCCCACCAAAATTTGGTTACTGATTCCCTGCCAGGGATCGGGTTGAAGTTGTTTAAATCCTAAGGATAATCGCTCTTTTTCAACATCTATTCCCAGCACCACCGCCTCCACAACATCTCCCTTTTTGACGATTTCAGAAGGATGCTTCACCCGACTCGTCCAGGACATATCCGATATATGAACAAGACCGTCGATACCCTCTTCCAGTTCGACAAAGGCTCCAAAGTCTGTAAGATTTCGTACTGTACCTCGTACCACACTACCTACCGGGTATTTCTCGGCTACTACCGTCCAGGGATTCGGTTCCATTTGTTTCAGCCCAAGCGAAATCCTTCGATTGGCCTTATCTAAATCCAAAACCACAGCTTCTACCATGTCCCCGACGTTGGCTATTTTAGAGGGGTGTTTCACCTTTTTTGTCCAGGACATTTCTGAGATGTGAACGAGTCCTTCAACACCAGGTTCCAGCTCTACAAAAGCCCCATAATCGGTTACACTCACGACTTTCCCCCGGACTTTAGAACCAACCGGATACTTTTGATCTGCAGTTTCCCAGGGATCCGGATACTTTTGTTTGAGGCCTAAAGAGACTTTTTCCTTCTCCCGGTCAAATTTCAGGACCTTTACTTCGATCTCCGATCCTACGGTCAAGATCTCTGAAGGATGATTAATACGGCCCCAAGACATATCGGTGATATGAAGCAGACCATCAATACCACCTAGATCTATAAAAGCTCCGTATTCAGTTACATTTTTAACAATACCCTTAAGGATCTTACCTTCTTCAATTTGCTGAAGCGTTTGCTTACGAAGCGCTCCACGTTCTTCCTCTAAAATTGCTCGACGAGAGAGTACAATATTACCTCGCCGTCTATTGAGTTTAATAATTTTAGCCTTAATCGTCTGACCTATAAAGGATTCTAAATTTTTAACCGGACGTAAATCGACCTGGGAACCCGGAAGGAAAGAGCGAACCCCAATATCCACCGTCAGGCCACCCTTGATCTTTTCCACTACTACTCCCTCTACCACTCTATTCTCCTCATGGGCTTTAGCCATTTGATCCCAGATTTGAATCCGATCTGCTTTTTCTTTAGAGAGAACCACCAATCCTTCCTCATCTTCAGTACTCTCCAGATAGACGTCTATCTGATCTCCGATTTTGATCTCCATGGGGGCTCCAGTGACCGTTTTAAATTCCCTTAAAGGAATCGTCCCTTCAGATTTATATCCAATATCGATAAGAACTTCTGTATCCGTAATTTGAACGATGGAGCCACGTACAATACTTCCTTCCTCAATATCTGCAAGGGTTTCCTCGTAGAGACGGGCTAACTCAGGATCTGGCTTCTCAGCTTCATCCTCCAAATCGAAATCCTCCTCTTGAGGAATATCTGGATTACCCCGGGAAGATGCGTTTACCTCTTTAGAATCCTCCTTTTTTTCATTTTTAATTTCACCGTTAAAATCTTTATCAGGTGAGGTTACGTCTTGAACCATGTAATTGTTTACCTCCTAGTTTTCATAAAATTTTTATGTGTAGCAACTCTATAACCTAAACCTATCTTTTATTTTCGTCAAGAACTTCTTGCTTCAGTTCTCTGATTTTCTCCATAATTAGAGTACTTACCTTGATATACAGTTCTTTTGAAGGGCCCTCATGGGTTATCTGATCTATATAAATGGGTTTTCCAAACTTGATGAGAACCCTATTCAATCTGGGAAATCTTTTTCCCCTGGGAAGAATTTTATCGGTCCCCTGAATCAGGGTTGGAATTATCACCCCCTTGGATTTAACTGCTATCATACCGACTCCCAATTTCCCTTCCTGTAACTCTCCCGTGGAGCTTCGAGTCCCCTCCGGAAACATTAGAAGGACTTCCCCTTGAAGAACGATTTCAATCGCTTTTTTTAAAGCGGCTCGATCCATCCCTCCGCGCTTTACAGGAAAGGCCTGCCATCGGGTTATAAAGAACCGAAGGACCGGATGTCGGAAGAGTTCTTCCTTGGCCATATAGTGGACCCGACGCCAGATCGAACAGCCAATAATGGGTGGATCCAGATAACTGATATGATTCGAAGCGAGGATAACGCCTCCTTTCTTGGGAATATTGGAACGCCCTATGACTTTAAGACGAAAACAAAGGGTGGATACTATAAAGAATAAACCGTGAAAGAAGGCGTAAAACATGGTTCATGACTCGCTGTAGGTAGTCCGTCATCTTATGCCCATCAGGGACTACGGATTACAGCGCCTAGATAATTTTTTCTCTACCTCCGATAACATTTTTTCCACCACTTCTTCAACAGAAAGTCCTGTTGAATCAATATAAATCGCATCCTTTGCTTTCCTTAAGGGGGCTACTGCCCGGGTCATATCCTGGGCATCACGCTGGATA from Candidatus Limnocylindrales bacterium encodes the following:
- a CDS encoding lysophospholipid acyltransferase family protein translates to MFYAFFHGLFFIVSTLCFRLKVIGRSNIPKKGGVILASNHISYLDPPIIGCSIWRRVHYMAKEELFRHPVLRFFITRWQAFPVKRGGMDRAALKKAIEIVLQGEVLLMFPEGTRSSTGELQEGKLGVGMIAVKSKGVIIPTLIQGTDKILPRGKRFPRLNRVLIKFGKPIYIDQITHEGPSKELYIKVSTLIMEKIRELKQEVLDENKR
- the sppA gene encoding signal peptide peptidase SppA, whose product is MKKRTFILSFLICLVVFIFLGFVAVGIYLVLKEEKPGFVSSVKKVGLVKIEGVILDSKEIIEHLHQLRDNEAVPAILLRIDSPGGGVGPSQEIYKEILKLREKKKIVVSMGSLAASGGYYIASAADWIIANPGTLTGSIGVILQGMNMEELFKKIGVKTMVVKSGKYKDIFSPDREMTEDEKKLLQAMIDEVYEQFLDAIVQGRRNINKETLRSIADGRVFTGSQAKEYGLVDELGNFQDALEKAAQLGNIEGKPEVIEPKKKRLSILEQLVEGITHLSSQMAEGRSFKLMYLLQ
- a CDS encoding 30S ribosomal protein S1, with the protein product MVQDVTSPDKDFNGEIKNEKKEDSKEVNASSRGNPDIPQEEDFDLEDEAEKPDPELARLYEETLADIEEGSIVRGSIVQITDTEVLIDIGYKSEGTIPLREFKTVTGAPMEIKIGDQIDVYLESTEDEEGLVVLSKEKADRIQIWDQMAKAHEENRVVEGVVVEKIKGGLTVDIGVRSFLPGSQVDLRPVKNLESFIGQTIKAKIIKLNRRRGNIVLSRRAILEEERGALRKQTLQQIEEGKILKGIVKNVTEYGAFIDLGGIDGLLHITDMSWGRINHPSEILTVGSEIEVKVLKFDREKEKVSLGLKQKYPDPWETADQKYPVGSKVRGKVVSVTDYGAFVELEPGVEGLVHISEMSWTKKVKHPSKIANVGDMVEAVVLDLDKANRRISLGLKQMEPNPWTVVAEKYPVGSVVRGTVRNLTDFGAFVELEEGIDGLVHISDMSWTSRVKHPSEIVKKGDVVEAVVLGIDVEKERLSLGFKQLQPDPWQGISNQILVGANVKGKVVRLTDFGAFVELENGVEGLLHVSEISKKRIKKPSDVLSEGQEIMAKVIKLDEANRRIGLSIKAYKEEVGETEQDEETESTGHEAEVPQAQTEAESSEDKPAQET